A stretch of Geomonas oryzisoli DNA encodes these proteins:
- the infB gene encoding translation initiation factor IF-2, with translation MSKTRVYELAQQMGIDNKELMARLAEAGVQVKNHMAVLEDSDIKAVSAPAQTPHKEVSQEEVRVKPTLIRRRAKAVEPEAPAAAAEPAAPNEPEKVEAAQPAPVEKPAPVEEAPKRPEPVRARIIEAAPAPKPVAKPEAPAPQAAPVKEEKPAVAEPVPAAPVAAEKPAVEAPKAEAAPAAPAAAPEAAKPVEQPAVEAAPAKAPEAAAAKVEPEPDKPTATRARILGRVEIPIPTQRPAERREYQRPAQGERPAPRPGMPRGVERPGTERPAPRPGAGRPGERPTGPRPDRPAPLTPVEPPPMLDDRGRKGRKPAPAGGTDFGKNAKKGGAPAGKGKKDSFKDMLDKRERVFEPGPRSKGKKGKYVEKVQIGKKTEITVPKAIKRIIKISESITVGELAKRMGIKATDLIRALMKLGVMATINHPLDFDTATLLATDFGYEIENVALDVDEILEAEPDAPESLIKRPPVVTIMGHVDHGKTSLLDAIRQANVIAGEAGGITQHIGAYDVELKGQKITFLDTPGHEAFTAMRARGAKVTDIVILVVAADDGVMPQTREAVNHSKAAGVPIIVAINKIDKPDANPSKVKQELMEFGLVSEEWGGETIFVEVSAKKHLNLESLLEMVLLQADVLELKANPDKTARGTVVEAKLDKGRGPVATVLVQEGTLKAGDYFVAGIHFGRVRAMQNDRGEKVTAAGPAMPVEVIGFNGVPDAGDIFVAMTDEKQAKEIASHRQMKLRESELAKHSKLSLEQLYEKIQKGEVKDLNTIVKGDVQGSVEAVAESLRKLTTDAIRLNVLHASVGAITETDVNLASASNAIILGFNVRPEVKAAALAEKEGVDVRLYNIIYDAVDDIKKAMEGLLEPTFKEKYLGRAEIREVFSVPKAGMVAGSYVTDGKIIRNAQVRLLRDNMVVFEGKLGSLRRFKDDVKEVATGYECGMSLENYNDIKVGDIFECFEMEKVAGKL, from the coding sequence ATGAGCAAAACCCGCGTATATGAGCTGGCGCAGCAGATGGGGATCGACAATAAGGAGCTTATGGCAAGGTTGGCCGAGGCAGGCGTGCAGGTCAAGAACCATATGGCTGTCCTTGAGGATTCGGATATCAAGGCGGTATCCGCCCCTGCGCAGACCCCCCACAAAGAAGTATCCCAGGAAGAAGTGAGGGTGAAACCGACCCTGATCCGCCGTCGCGCCAAGGCGGTCGAGCCGGAAGCCCCGGCAGCAGCGGCCGAGCCGGCAGCGCCGAACGAGCCGGAGAAGGTCGAGGCCGCACAGCCCGCACCGGTCGAGAAGCCGGCCCCGGTAGAGGAGGCTCCCAAGCGTCCGGAACCGGTCCGCGCCAGGATCATCGAGGCGGCTCCCGCACCCAAGCCGGTGGCTAAGCCCGAGGCGCCGGCCCCCCAGGCCGCGCCCGTGAAGGAAGAGAAGCCCGCGGTTGCCGAGCCCGTCCCGGCGGCGCCGGTTGCGGCTGAGAAGCCCGCCGTCGAGGCCCCCAAGGCAGAAGCCGCTCCCGCAGCTCCGGCCGCAGCACCTGAGGCAGCCAAGCCGGTCGAGCAGCCTGCTGTCGAGGCCGCTCCGGCCAAGGCACCGGAGGCCGCAGCCGCCAAGGTTGAGCCCGAGCCGGATAAACCGACCGCGACCCGCGCCAGGATCCTCGGCCGCGTCGAGATCCCGATCCCGACCCAGCGTCCGGCCGAGCGCCGCGAGTACCAGCGCCCCGCGCAGGGCGAGCGTCCGGCACCGCGCCCGGGCATGCCGCGCGGCGTCGAGCGTCCCGGCACCGAGCGTCCGGCACCCCGCCCGGGTGCAGGCCGTCCCGGCGAGCGCCCCACCGGTCCGCGTCCGGACCGTCCGGCCCCGCTGACCCCGGTTGAGCCGCCGCCGATGCTTGACGACCGTGGCAGGAAAGGGCGTAAGCCCGCTCCGGCAGGTGGCACCGACTTCGGCAAGAACGCCAAGAAAGGTGGCGCACCCGCCGGCAAGGGTAAGAAAGACAGCTTCAAGGACATGCTCGACAAACGCGAGCGGGTCTTCGAGCCCGGTCCCCGCTCCAAGGGGAAGAAGGGTAAGTACGTCGAGAAGGTCCAGATCGGCAAGAAGACCGAGATCACGGTGCCCAAGGCCATCAAGAGGATCATCAAGATCAGCGAGTCCATCACCGTGGGCGAACTGGCCAAGCGCATGGGCATCAAGGCCACCGACCTGATCCGCGCCCTCATGAAGCTGGGCGTCATGGCGACCATCAACCATCCGCTGGACTTCGACACCGCGACCCTTCTGGCCACCGATTTCGGCTACGAGATCGAGAACGTGGCTCTGGACGTGGACGAGATCCTCGAGGCCGAGCCCGATGCGCCGGAATCCCTCATCAAGCGTCCGCCGGTCGTCACCATCATGGGTCACGTCGACCATGGTAAGACCTCGCTGCTCGACGCCATCCGCCAGGCCAACGTCATCGCCGGCGAAGCGGGCGGCATCACCCAGCACATCGGCGCCTACGACGTTGAGCTCAAGGGGCAGAAGATCACCTTCCTCGACACCCCGGGCCACGAAGCGTTTACCGCGATGCGCGCCAGGGGCGCCAAGGTCACCGACATCGTCATCCTGGTGGTCGCGGCCGACGACGGCGTCATGCCGCAGACCCGCGAGGCGGTCAACCACTCCAAGGCTGCCGGCGTTCCCATCATCGTCGCCATCAACAAGATCGACAAGCCGGACGCCAACCCGAGCAAGGTGAAGCAGGAACTGATGGAGTTCGGCCTGGTTTCCGAGGAGTGGGGCGGAGAGACCATCTTCGTCGAGGTCTCTGCGAAGAAGCATCTCAACCTCGAGTCGCTGCTCGAGATGGTTCTGCTGCAGGCCGACGTCCTCGAGCTCAAGGCCAACCCGGACAAGACCGCGCGCGGCACCGTGGTCGAGGCCAAGCTGGACAAGGGACGCGGCCCGGTCGCCACCGTCCTGGTCCAGGAAGGTACGCTGAAGGCGGGCGATTACTTCGTGGCCGGCATCCACTTCGGCCGCGTGCGCGCCATGCAGAACGACCGCGGCGAGAAGGTGACCGCCGCCGGCCCGGCCATGCCGGTCGAGGTCATCGGCTTCAACGGAGTGCCCGATGCGGGTGACATCTTCGTGGCCATGACCGACGAGAAGCAGGCCAAGGAGATCGCGAGCCACCGCCAGATGAAGCTGCGCGAGTCCGAACTGGCCAAGCACAGCAAGCTCTCCCTGGAGCAGCTCTACGAGAAGATCCAGAAGGGCGAGGTCAAGGACCTCAACACCATCGTCAAGGGCGACGTGCAGGGTTCCGTCGAGGCCGTGGCCGAGTCCCTCAGGAAGCTCACCACCGACGCCATCCGTCTCAACGTGCTGCACGCCTCCGTCGGCGCCATCACCGAGACCGACGTCAACCTGGCCAGTGCCTCCAACGCCATCATCCTGGGCTTCAACGTCCGTCCCGAAGTCAAGGCGGCGGCGCTCGCCGAGAAGGAAGGTGTCGACGTCAGGCTGTACAACATCATCTACGACGCGGTGGACGACATCAAGAAGGCGATGGAAGGCCTCCTCGAGCCGACCTTCAAGGAGAAATACCTGGGCCGCGCCGAGATCAGGGAAGTCTTCTCGGTGCCCAAGGCGGGCATGGTCGCAGGTTCCTACGTCACCGACGGCAAGATCATCAGGAACGCTCAGGTCCGCCTGCTGCGCGACAACATGGTGGTCTTCGAAGGGAAGCTCGGCAGCCTGCGCCGCTTCAAGGACGATGTCAAGGAAGTGGCTACCGGTTACGAGTGCGGCATGTCGCTGGAGAACTACAACGACATCAAGGTCGGCGACATCTTCGAGTGCTTCGAGATGGAGAAGGTTGCCGGCAAGCTTTAA
- a CDS encoding ribosome-binding factor A codes for MVKRSDKVAEEIHKIISELLIKGLKDPRIGFLTITGVKLTPDLRQATVYFTVHGDDAAKKNSEAGLNSAKGYIRKEIGQALKLRFTPEVIFKYDTSLDYGQHIESILKEIGATDDGDDS; via the coding sequence ATGGTAAAGCGTTCCGACAAGGTTGCCGAAGAGATCCACAAGATCATCTCGGAACTCCTGATAAAGGGTCTCAAGGACCCCCGCATTGGTTTCCTCACCATTACCGGCGTCAAGCTGACTCCCGACCTGAGACAGGCGACCGTCTACTTCACCGTTCACGGTGACGACGCCGCCAAGAAGAACTCCGAGGCGGGCCTCAACTCCGCCAAGGGCTACATCCGTAAAGAGATCGGCCAGGCCCTCAAGTTGCGTTTCACCCCCGAGGTGATCTTCAAGTACGACACCTCGTTAGATTACGGCCAGCATATCGAATCGATTCTGAAGGAGATTGGGGCTACGGATGACGGCGACGACAGCTGA